The Uruburuella testudinis genome window below encodes:
- a CDS encoding sialate O-acetylesterase yields MQKLSKYAAALLLLAGWDAGAKDLTILVVGQSLSANSGGHRYSEPVKNLYQIDLQGRRVPAKDPLLWASGDGGSLWMPLGRKMLQAGLADSVTFMPIGKGGTSLENWLTPGSYVNGKMYRALDVAAQQKIKFDYVFFLQGSSDVGTPMKDYASRFYTLHHIIQGRLKQSGSDPAWIVARHTRCGDLFDPEVVAVQYAIGRRDNRKHYFVGPDINPVGMQYRRDRCHLNRAGQEKVADMWLHSLQEVMRRQQK; encoded by the coding sequence ATGCAGAAACTATCGAAATACGCAGCCGCGCTGTTGCTGCTGGCCGGTTGGGATGCCGGTGCCAAAGACTTGACCATTTTGGTGGTGGGGCAGTCGCTGTCGGCCAACAGCGGCGGCCACCGCTACAGCGAGCCGGTGAAAAACCTCTATCAAATCGATTTGCAGGGGCGGCGCGTGCCTGCCAAAGATCCGCTGCTGTGGGCTTCCGGCGACGGCGGCAGCCTGTGGATGCCGCTGGGGCGCAAAATGTTGCAGGCGGGGCTGGCCGACAGCGTTACCTTTATGCCCATCGGCAAAGGCGGCACTTCGCTCGAAAACTGGCTCACGCCGGGCAGTTATGTCAACGGCAAGATGTATCGCGCGCTGGATGTGGCGGCGCAGCAGAAAATCAAATTTGATTATGTGTTTTTCCTGCAAGGCTCTTCAGACGTGGGCACGCCGATGAAAGATTATGCCAGCCGTTTTTACACCCTGCACCATATTATTCAAGGCCGTCTGAAACAAAGCGGCAGTGATCCGGCCTGGATTGTTGCCCGCCATACCCGCTGCGGCGACTTGTTTGACCCGGAGGTTGTCGCCGTGCAGTATGCTATCGGCCGGCGCGATAACCGGAAACATTATTTTGTCGGTCCCGACATTAACCCGGTAGGCATGCAATACCGCCGCGACCGCTGCCACTTGAATCGGGCGGGGCAGGAAAAAGTGGCGGATATGTGGCTGCACAGCTTGCAGGAAGTGATGCGGCGACAGCAAAAATAA
- a CDS encoding MFS transporter, giving the protein MDLRTKISTSRMGGYQWLIVILCFLLNVLDGFDVLALAFTAASIREEFGLSGAEIGTLMSAGLLGMSAGSLLLAPQADRFGRRPLLIVATALSALGMGMSALADSTASLGLWRVVTGLGVGGILACTNVITSEYSSNKWRGLAISVYAAGFGIGAVLGGISAVFLQEQYGWRAVFATGAALTALVGVALLIWLPESVDFLMSKRPAGAKARLNQIAAKIGMPGDWDIPATVAHKKKAPVLQLFTERYRRSTLLIWAAFVCIMFGFYFVSSWTPALLEQAGMTKAQSQTVGMMLALGGTAGSLLFGGLTSRWPARSVLVFFCAASAAAIWLFVGLSGILALAVLLGVLVGGLMNGCITGLYTINPTLFDADVRSTGVGTGIGIGRLGAIASPLIAGILLDGGWTGAQLYAGAAFVVLLAALAVWLLGKPRKLEAV; this is encoded by the coding sequence ATGGATTTACGCACCAAAATCAGCACCAGCCGCATGGGCGGCTACCAATGGCTGATTGTAATTTTATGCTTCCTGCTCAATGTGTTGGACGGCTTTGACGTGTTGGCACTGGCCTTCACGGCCGCCAGCATCCGCGAAGAATTCGGCCTGAGCGGCGCCGAAATCGGCACCCTGATGAGCGCCGGCCTGTTGGGCATGTCGGCAGGCTCGCTGCTGCTGGCACCGCAGGCCGACCGTTTCGGGCGGCGGCCGCTGCTGATTGTGGCCACCGCCTTATCAGCGCTGGGCATGGGCATGAGCGCGCTGGCCGACAGCACCGCATCACTGGGCTTGTGGCGCGTGGTAACCGGCCTCGGCGTAGGCGGTATTCTGGCCTGCACCAATGTGATTACCAGCGAATACTCGTCCAACAAATGGCGCGGCTTGGCCATCAGCGTCTATGCCGCAGGCTTCGGCATCGGCGCGGTGTTGGGCGGCATTTCGGCGGTATTTCTGCAAGAGCAATACGGTTGGCGGGCGGTGTTTGCCACCGGCGCCGCGCTAACGGCCTTGGTGGGCGTGGCTTTGCTGATATGGCTGCCCGAATCGGTGGATTTTCTGATGAGCAAGCGCCCGGCCGGCGCCAAAGCGCGCTTGAACCAAATCGCCGCCAAAATCGGCATGCCCGGCGATTGGGATATTCCCGCAACCGTGGCGCACAAGAAAAAAGCACCGGTTTTGCAGCTGTTTACCGAGCGCTACCGCCGCTCGACCCTGCTGATTTGGGCGGCTTTTGTCTGCATTATGTTCGGCTTTTATTTTGTCAGCTCCTGGACGCCGGCGCTACTTGAGCAGGCCGGCATGACCAAGGCGCAAAGCCAGACGGTGGGCATGATGCTGGCACTGGGCGGCACCGCAGGCTCGTTGTTATTCGGCGGCCTGACCAGCCGCTGGCCGGCGCGCTCGGTCTTGGTATTTTTCTGCGCCGCATCGGCAGCGGCAATCTGGCTGTTTGTCGGCCTCTCGGGCATACTGGCATTGGCCGTGTTGCTCGGCGTATTAGTGGGCGGCCTGATGAACGGCTGCATCACCGGCCTCTACACCATCAACCCCACTTTGTTTGATGCCGACGTACGCAGCACCGGCGTGGGCACCGGCATCGGCATCGGCCGCTTGGGTGCCATTGCTTCGCCGCTGATTGCGGGTATCTTGCTGGATGGCGGCTGGACAGGCGCACAGCTTTATGCCGGCGCAGCTTTTGTGGTGTTGCTGGCGGCGCTGGCGGTATGGCTGCTGGGTAAGCCGCGCAAGCTTGAGGCCGTCTGA
- a CDS encoding lytic transglycosylase domain-containing protein, with translation MTFIRTFKFTAMAAAACVLAACSSSEQLLEPVNRGQEPAGGISLPGSRAVEAPAKILSDYSLYRSTLDAVKRDDDILPAQFLAQAGSSAMAETVRNEWLKSLGKRGRWVQFRQQYAELDQAARAQEVQCYADYSSGGSSALANELVKEISRLPPGCNSLLESAAASGRLNQNDAWRRVRGLISNNQLTDARNLAAALGSPVDGGGRGAQEYSLLNVIGRSAKSTPAAASRLEAMSGSLTREQAGFAWGVLGHAQALNQNMAVALNHYNRADRSQLSNEQFEWYARAALRLQRWSDLAGIINDMPAKLKNSPDWRYWLARSYAAQGSRERARSLYEEVAASGRNFYAVLATEELGRRINTRNNVGEAAKSDVAKLARDGAVDRSLTLFKASQNSGDWNMRRQAQAEWRYATRGAGEDTLLAAAQLALDNQFYEMAINSAERTDHKLNYNLRYISPFRNITERYAAQAGIDPAWVYGLIRQESRFMIGARSSVGATGLMQVMPATAREIAAKIGMNPAELHSMDGNILMGTWYLSDAKRRLSNDEVMATAGYNAGPGRARRWQAATPLEGAIYAETIPFNETRDYVKKVMTNATYYASLFNEPQTSLKQRMGTVPGR, from the coding sequence ATGACGTTTATCCGCACCTTCAAATTTACCGCCATGGCCGCCGCCGCTTGTGTGTTGGCCGCCTGTTCTTCCTCAGAGCAGCTGCTCGAGCCGGTCAACCGCGGCCAGGAGCCGGCCGGCGGCATCAGTTTGCCCGGCAGCCGCGCCGTGGAAGCGCCCGCCAAAATTTTGAGCGATTACAGCCTTTACCGCAGCACCCTTGATGCCGTCAAACGCGATGACGACATTTTGCCGGCTCAATTTCTGGCGCAGGCCGGCAGCAGCGCCATGGCCGAAACCGTGCGCAACGAGTGGCTCAAAAGCCTTGGTAAGCGCGGCCGCTGGGTGCAGTTTCGGCAGCAGTATGCCGAGCTCGATCAGGCCGCCCGCGCCCAAGAAGTGCAGTGCTATGCCGATTACAGCAGCGGCGGCAGCAGCGCATTGGCGAATGAATTGGTAAAAGAAATCAGCCGTTTGCCGCCGGGTTGCAACAGCCTGCTCGAATCGGCCGCTGCATCAGGCCGTCTGAATCAAAACGATGCCTGGCGGCGGGTGCGCGGCCTGATCAGCAACAACCAGCTGACCGATGCCCGCAATTTGGCCGCTGCACTCGGCAGCCCGGTTGACGGCGGCGGCCGCGGCGCGCAGGAATACAGCCTGCTGAATGTTATCGGGCGCAGCGCCAAATCTACCCCCGCCGCCGCCAGCCGCCTTGAAGCCATGTCGGGCAGCCTCACCCGCGAGCAGGCCGGCTTTGCCTGGGGCGTGCTCGGCCATGCGCAGGCATTGAATCAGAATATGGCGGTTGCCTTGAACCACTATAATCGTGCCGACCGCAGCCAGCTTTCCAACGAACAGTTTGAGTGGTATGCCCGCGCCGCTCTGCGCCTGCAACGGTGGAGCGATTTGGCCGGCATCATCAACGATATGCCCGCCAAGCTCAAAAACAGCCCCGACTGGCGCTACTGGCTGGCCCGCAGCTATGCCGCGCAAGGCAGCCGGGAGCGCGCGCGCAGCCTGTATGAAGAAGTGGCTGCCAGCGGCCGCAATTTCTACGCCGTGCTGGCCACCGAAGAGCTGGGGCGCCGCATCAATACCCGCAACAACGTGGGCGAAGCGGCTAAAAGTGATGTGGCCAAACTGGCCCGCGACGGCGCTGTCGACCGCTCGTTAACCCTTTTTAAAGCCAGCCAAAACAGCGGCGATTGGAACATGCGCCGCCAAGCTCAGGCCGAATGGCGCTACGCCACCCGCGGCGCCGGTGAAGACACGCTGTTGGCCGCCGCGCAATTGGCGCTCGACAACCAATTTTACGAAATGGCCATCAACAGCGCCGAGCGCACCGACCACAAGCTCAATTACAACCTGCGCTATATTTCACCGTTCCGCAACATCACCGAGCGTTATGCCGCCCAAGCCGGCATCGACCCGGCTTGGGTATACGGCCTGATCCGGCAGGAAAGCCGCTTTATGATCGGCGCGCGTTCCAGCGTGGGCGCCACCGGTCTGATGCAGGTGATGCCCGCCACCGCGCGTGAAATCGCCGCCAAAATCGGCATGAACCCGGCCGAGCTGCACAGCATGGACGGCAACATCCTCATGGGCACCTGGTATTTGAGCGACGCCAAACGCCGCCTGAGCAACGATGAAGTCATGGCCACCGCCGGCTACAACGCAGGCCCCGGCCGCGCCCGCCGTTGGCAGGCCGCCACGCCGTTGGAAGGCGCCATCTATGCCGAAACCATTCCGTTTAACGAAACCCGCGATTATGTGAAAAAAGTGATGACCAACGCCACTTACTACGCCAGCCTGTTTAACGAACCGCAAACTTCGTTGAAACAGCGTATGGGCACCGTGCCCGGGCGTTGA